A genomic segment from Malus domestica chromosome 05, GDT2T_hap1 encodes:
- the LOC114824739 gene encoding PHD finger-containing protein 1-like, with the protein MVTVCQTCGDRGIEDALLFCDKCQNYALHRYCLNVPAENIFDEDLTWLCEDCDPKIVKLCRIDKSVRSMEICHNKKFKKRRKKSKRKTLPIYGAKKKVQKCAGAKMKVQICEGANTKVEIHEGSPSEHEAEGSNDCDNGQNLGSQCDEVREDQLNSSDDVAKSVKTSLVTTSDPLNTSEIICYVAAQPIIDPVWRGSLSIFNKDFNIVSGLVAHLSSLACPKVREEAELLPLLLFPELVNRTDVWPKAFEKCGPNDQSIALYFFSDNERDEKDFDTMVASMIQDDLAMRAVLDDAELLVFTSIILPEQYRRFQAKFYLWGVFRAKQIPQLTNNNVGVEENDVAKPLTCYGQSPVSTLSNDVEITCAAVPLNSYCPSVM; encoded by the exons ATG GTGACTGTGTGTCAAACGTGTGGCGACAGAGGTATCGAAGATGCTTTGCTTTTCTGTGACAAGTGCCAGAATTATGCTCTTCATCG TTATTGCCTTAATGTACCagcagaaaatatttttgatgaAGATCTGACTTGGCTTTGTGAGGATTGTGATCCAAAGATTGTAAAGCTTTGTAGAATTGATAAATCAGTAAGATCAATGGAAATTTGTCATAACAAGAAGttcaagaagaggaggaagaagagtaAAAGAAAGACTTTACCTATATACGGGGCTAAAAAGAAGGTGCAGAAATGTGCAGGGGCGAAGATGAAGGTGCAGATATGTGAAGGGGCTAACACGAAGGTGGAGATACATGAAGGTAGTCCCTCTGAACATGAGGCCGAGGGTAGTAATGATTGTGATAATGGTCAGAACCTTGGTAGTCAGTGTGACGAGGTTCGTGAGGATCAATTGAATTCCTCTGATGACGTTGCCAAATCTGTAAAAACTTCTCTAGTTACTACTTCCGACCCTTTAAATACCTCAGAAATAATTTGTTATGTTGCTGCACAGCCTATTATTGATCCAGTCTGGAG GGGTAGCCTCAGCATATTCAACAAAGACTTCAACATTGTTAGTGGACTTGTAGCCCATCTCTCTAGCTTAGCCTGTCCAAAAGTACGTGAGGAGGCAGAATTGCTACCGTTACTGCTTTTTCCAGAATTGGTTAATAGAACAGATGTGTGGCCCAAAGCTTTCGAGAAGTGCGGACCTAACGATCAGAGTATTgctctttatttcttttctgaTAACGAAAG AGATGAGAAGGATTTTGACACCATGGTGGCTAGCATGATCCAGGATGATCTAGCTATGAGAGCTGTGCTGGACGATGCTGAGCTCTTAGTTTTCACGTCAATCATACTGCCAGAGCAGTATCGGA GATTTCAggcaaagttttatttgtggGGAGTATTTAGGGCTAAGCAAATTCCGCAGTTAACAAATAATAACGTCGGGGTCGAGGAGAATGACGTTGCAAAGCCGTTAACCTGTTATGGGCAGAGTCCAGTTAGTACGTTGAGCAACGATGTAGAAATTACTTGTGCTGCTGTACCTCTTAATTCCTATTGTCCATCGGTCATGTGA